In Oncorhynchus keta strain PuntledgeMale-10-30-2019 chromosome 19, Oket_V2, whole genome shotgun sequence, a single genomic region encodes these proteins:
- the btbd6b gene encoding BTB/POZ domain-containing protein 6-B isoform X2: MLLCKYFQETLKRTKKSGKQSGKLPVCYEIVTLSVKKKMAAELYPASLNTNLPNSNGAVVTAASKKNIVQVTQAVTVPTTTATQQNINNNNVETTSWQSTHPTLRERNALMFNKEHMADVHFIVGPPGESQKVPAHKYVLAVGSSVFGAMFYGDLAEGESEIHIPDVEPAAFLILLKYMYSDEIELEADTVLATLYAAKKYIVPALAKACVTFLETSLEAKNACVLLSQSRLFEEPELTQRCWEVIDAQAELALRSEGFCEIDLQTLEIILRRETLNTREAVVFQAVLEWAVAECRRQGLGATARNKRAVLGKVLYLVRLPTMTLEEFADGAAQSDVLTLEETHDIFLWYTAANKPKLEFPLAKRTGLTPQRCHRFQSSAYRSNQWRYRGRCDSIQFAVDKRIFIAGLGLYGSSGGKAEYSVKIELKRQGATLAQNLTMFVSDGSSSTFSVWFEHPVQVEQDTFYTVSVVLDGNELSYFGQEGMTEVQCGKVTFQYQCSSDSTNGTGVQGGQIPELVFYA; this comes from the exons ATGTTGCTGTGCAAATATTTTCAGG AAACTTTAAAAAGGACTAAAAAGAGTGGGAAGCAGTCCGGCAAGCTGCCAGTATGCTATGAAATCGTGACTTTGTCCGTGAAGAAGAAGATGGCTGCAGAACTGTACCCTGCCAGCTTAAACACCAACCTCCCTAACAGCAACGGCGCGGTAGTGACTGCAGCCAGCAAGAAAAACATCGTTCAGGTCACCCAAGCTGTGACCGTGCCGACTACGACTGCCACTCAGCaaaatatcaacaacaacaacgtcgAGACTACCAGTTGGCAGTCCACTCACCCGACATTGCGAGAAAG GAATGCCTTGATGTTCAATAAAGAACATATGGCCGATGTTCATTTCATTGTGGGTCCCCCTGGTGAATCACAGAAAGTTCCAGCGCATAAA TATGTTTTGGCTGTGGGCAGCTCTGTTTTTGGTGCCATGTTTTATGGAGACCTGGCAGAAGGGGAGTCTGAGATTCACATCCCAGACGTGGAGCCTGCTGCTTTTTTAATTCTGTTGAA GTATATGTACAGCGACGAGATTGAACTGGAGGCGGACACGGTGCTGGCCACTCTGTACGCCGCCAAGAAGTACATTGTGCCTGCCTTGGCCAAGGCCTGCGTCACTTTCCTGGAGACCAGCCTGGAGGCCAAGAACGCCTGTGTGCTGCTCTCTCAGAGCCGCCTCTTCGAGGAGCCAGAGCTGACACAGCGTTGCTGGGAGGTGATCGACGCCCAGGCTGAGCTAGCCCTCCGCTCTGAGGGCTTCTGTGAGATCGACCTGCAAACCCTGGAGATCATCCTGCGCCGTGAGACGCTGAACACGCGCGAGGCAGTGGTCTTCCAGGCAGTGCTGGAGTGGGCGGTGGCTGAGTGCCGGCGCCAGGGCCTGGGCGCCACGGCACGGAACAAGCGGGCGGTGCTTGGCAAGGTACTGTACCTGGTGCGCCTCCCCACCATGACTCTGGAGGAGTTTGCCGACGGCGCGGCACAGTCGGACGTGCTCACCCTGGAGGAGACGCACGACATCTTCCTGTGGTACACTGCGGCCAACAAGCCCAAGCTGGAGTTCCCGCTGGCTAAGCGGACAGGCCTGACGCCGCAGCGGTGCCATCGCTTCCAGTCATCGGCCTACCGGAGCAACCAGTGGCGATACCGGGGCCGCTGCGACAGCATCCAGTTTGCCGTAGACAAGCGTATCTTCATTGCCGGCCTGGGCCTGTATGGCTCGAGCGGTGGCAAGGCTGAGTACAGTGTCAAGATTGAACTGAAGCGGCAGGGTGCCACGCTGGCGCAGAACCTCACCATGTTCGTGTCGGACGGCTCCAGTAGCACATTCTCAGTGTGGTTCGAGCACCCGGTCCAAGTGGAGCAGGACACCTTCTACACGGTCAGCGTAGTGCTGGACGGCAACGAGCTGAGCTACTTTGGGCAGGAGGGCATGACTGAGGTGCAGTGTGGAAAAGTGACATTCCAGTACCAGTGCTCCTCGGACAGTACCAATGGGACGGGCGTGCAGGGGGGGCAGATCCCCGAACTAGTCTTCTATGCATGA
- the btbd6b gene encoding BTB/POZ domain-containing protein 6-B isoform X1, with protein sequence MPEPPDCLYGRIMKFFTFLLLLPETLKRTKKSGKQSGKLPVCYEIVTLSVKKKMAAELYPASLNTNLPNSNGAVVTAASKKNIVQVTQAVTVPTTTATQQNINNNNVETTSWQSTHPTLRERNALMFNKEHMADVHFIVGPPGESQKVPAHKYVLAVGSSVFGAMFYGDLAEGESEIHIPDVEPAAFLILLKYMYSDEIELEADTVLATLYAAKKYIVPALAKACVTFLETSLEAKNACVLLSQSRLFEEPELTQRCWEVIDAQAELALRSEGFCEIDLQTLEIILRRETLNTREAVVFQAVLEWAVAECRRQGLGATARNKRAVLGKVLYLVRLPTMTLEEFADGAAQSDVLTLEETHDIFLWYTAANKPKLEFPLAKRTGLTPQRCHRFQSSAYRSNQWRYRGRCDSIQFAVDKRIFIAGLGLYGSSGGKAEYSVKIELKRQGATLAQNLTMFVSDGSSSTFSVWFEHPVQVEQDTFYTVSVVLDGNELSYFGQEGMTEVQCGKVTFQYQCSSDSTNGTGVQGGQIPELVFYA encoded by the exons ATGCCAGAACCCCCAGATTGCCTGTATGGCCGAATCATgaagttttttacatttttgcttTTGCTTCCAGAAACTTTAAAAAGGACTAAAAAGAGTGGGAAGCAGTCCGGCAAGCTGCCAGTATGCTATGAAATCGTGACTTTGTCCGTGAAGAAGAAGATGGCTGCAGAACTGTACCCTGCCAGCTTAAACACCAACCTCCCTAACAGCAACGGCGCGGTAGTGACTGCAGCCAGCAAGAAAAACATCGTTCAGGTCACCCAAGCTGTGACCGTGCCGACTACGACTGCCACTCAGCaaaatatcaacaacaacaacgtcgAGACTACCAGTTGGCAGTCCACTCACCCGACATTGCGAGAAAG GAATGCCTTGATGTTCAATAAAGAACATATGGCCGATGTTCATTTCATTGTGGGTCCCCCTGGTGAATCACAGAAAGTTCCAGCGCATAAA TATGTTTTGGCTGTGGGCAGCTCTGTTTTTGGTGCCATGTTTTATGGAGACCTGGCAGAAGGGGAGTCTGAGATTCACATCCCAGACGTGGAGCCTGCTGCTTTTTTAATTCTGTTGAA GTATATGTACAGCGACGAGATTGAACTGGAGGCGGACACGGTGCTGGCCACTCTGTACGCCGCCAAGAAGTACATTGTGCCTGCCTTGGCCAAGGCCTGCGTCACTTTCCTGGAGACCAGCCTGGAGGCCAAGAACGCCTGTGTGCTGCTCTCTCAGAGCCGCCTCTTCGAGGAGCCAGAGCTGACACAGCGTTGCTGGGAGGTGATCGACGCCCAGGCTGAGCTAGCCCTCCGCTCTGAGGGCTTCTGTGAGATCGACCTGCAAACCCTGGAGATCATCCTGCGCCGTGAGACGCTGAACACGCGCGAGGCAGTGGTCTTCCAGGCAGTGCTGGAGTGGGCGGTGGCTGAGTGCCGGCGCCAGGGCCTGGGCGCCACGGCACGGAACAAGCGGGCGGTGCTTGGCAAGGTACTGTACCTGGTGCGCCTCCCCACCATGACTCTGGAGGAGTTTGCCGACGGCGCGGCACAGTCGGACGTGCTCACCCTGGAGGAGACGCACGACATCTTCCTGTGGTACACTGCGGCCAACAAGCCCAAGCTGGAGTTCCCGCTGGCTAAGCGGACAGGCCTGACGCCGCAGCGGTGCCATCGCTTCCAGTCATCGGCCTACCGGAGCAACCAGTGGCGATACCGGGGCCGCTGCGACAGCATCCAGTTTGCCGTAGACAAGCGTATCTTCATTGCCGGCCTGGGCCTGTATGGCTCGAGCGGTGGCAAGGCTGAGTACAGTGTCAAGATTGAACTGAAGCGGCAGGGTGCCACGCTGGCGCAGAACCTCACCATGTTCGTGTCGGACGGCTCCAGTAGCACATTCTCAGTGTGGTTCGAGCACCCGGTCCAAGTGGAGCAGGACACCTTCTACACGGTCAGCGTAGTGCTGGACGGCAACGAGCTGAGCTACTTTGGGCAGGAGGGCATGACTGAGGTGCAGTGTGGAAAAGTGACATTCCAGTACCAGTGCTCCTCGGACAGTACCAATGGGACGGGCGTGCAGGGGGGGCAGATCCCCGAACTAGTCTTCTATGCATGA
- the btbd6b gene encoding BTB/POZ domain-containing protein 6-B isoform X3 codes for MAAELYPASLNTNLPNSNGAVVTAASKKNIVQVTQAVTVPTTTATQQNINNNNVETTSWQSTHPTLRERNALMFNKEHMADVHFIVGPPGESQKVPAHKYVLAVGSSVFGAMFYGDLAEGESEIHIPDVEPAAFLILLKYMYSDEIELEADTVLATLYAAKKYIVPALAKACVTFLETSLEAKNACVLLSQSRLFEEPELTQRCWEVIDAQAELALRSEGFCEIDLQTLEIILRRETLNTREAVVFQAVLEWAVAECRRQGLGATARNKRAVLGKVLYLVRLPTMTLEEFADGAAQSDVLTLEETHDIFLWYTAANKPKLEFPLAKRTGLTPQRCHRFQSSAYRSNQWRYRGRCDSIQFAVDKRIFIAGLGLYGSSGGKAEYSVKIELKRQGATLAQNLTMFVSDGSSSTFSVWFEHPVQVEQDTFYTVSVVLDGNELSYFGQEGMTEVQCGKVTFQYQCSSDSTNGTGVQGGQIPELVFYA; via the exons ATGGCTGCAGAACTGTACCCTGCCAGCTTAAACACCAACCTCCCTAACAGCAACGGCGCGGTAGTGACTGCAGCCAGCAAGAAAAACATCGTTCAGGTCACCCAAGCTGTGACCGTGCCGACTACGACTGCCACTCAGCaaaatatcaacaacaacaacgtcgAGACTACCAGTTGGCAGTCCACTCACCCGACATTGCGAGAAAG GAATGCCTTGATGTTCAATAAAGAACATATGGCCGATGTTCATTTCATTGTGGGTCCCCCTGGTGAATCACAGAAAGTTCCAGCGCATAAA TATGTTTTGGCTGTGGGCAGCTCTGTTTTTGGTGCCATGTTTTATGGAGACCTGGCAGAAGGGGAGTCTGAGATTCACATCCCAGACGTGGAGCCTGCTGCTTTTTTAATTCTGTTGAA GTATATGTACAGCGACGAGATTGAACTGGAGGCGGACACGGTGCTGGCCACTCTGTACGCCGCCAAGAAGTACATTGTGCCTGCCTTGGCCAAGGCCTGCGTCACTTTCCTGGAGACCAGCCTGGAGGCCAAGAACGCCTGTGTGCTGCTCTCTCAGAGCCGCCTCTTCGAGGAGCCAGAGCTGACACAGCGTTGCTGGGAGGTGATCGACGCCCAGGCTGAGCTAGCCCTCCGCTCTGAGGGCTTCTGTGAGATCGACCTGCAAACCCTGGAGATCATCCTGCGCCGTGAGACGCTGAACACGCGCGAGGCAGTGGTCTTCCAGGCAGTGCTGGAGTGGGCGGTGGCTGAGTGCCGGCGCCAGGGCCTGGGCGCCACGGCACGGAACAAGCGGGCGGTGCTTGGCAAGGTACTGTACCTGGTGCGCCTCCCCACCATGACTCTGGAGGAGTTTGCCGACGGCGCGGCACAGTCGGACGTGCTCACCCTGGAGGAGACGCACGACATCTTCCTGTGGTACACTGCGGCCAACAAGCCCAAGCTGGAGTTCCCGCTGGCTAAGCGGACAGGCCTGACGCCGCAGCGGTGCCATCGCTTCCAGTCATCGGCCTACCGGAGCAACCAGTGGCGATACCGGGGCCGCTGCGACAGCATCCAGTTTGCCGTAGACAAGCGTATCTTCATTGCCGGCCTGGGCCTGTATGGCTCGAGCGGTGGCAAGGCTGAGTACAGTGTCAAGATTGAACTGAAGCGGCAGGGTGCCACGCTGGCGCAGAACCTCACCATGTTCGTGTCGGACGGCTCCAGTAGCACATTCTCAGTGTGGTTCGAGCACCCGGTCCAAGTGGAGCAGGACACCTTCTACACGGTCAGCGTAGTGCTGGACGGCAACGAGCTGAGCTACTTTGGGCAGGAGGGCATGACTGAGGTGCAGTGTGGAAAAGTGACATTCCAGTACCAGTGCTCCTCGGACAGTACCAATGGGACGGGCGTGCAGGGGGGGCAGATCCCCGAACTAGTCTTCTATGCATGA